A portion of the Shewanella sp. SNU WT4 genome contains these proteins:
- the ptsP gene encoding phosphoenolpyruvate--protein phosphotransferase: MLNTLRDITQAVASAPNLEQALTLLVTQTKQAMNTDCCSIYLLEQQQLLLSATDGLLASAVGQVSVPLDQALVGLVAQKEEVLNLANAHLHPRFKLIPEVCEEHYQAFLAVPVVYQKAVVGVLVVQQTEARLFSEHEESFLMTLAAQLAMAISSQKQKQQRYKNYGAIQAQHQILYHGKTASKGIAIAYGLVLGAEIAIAQPDLPCDNLDEELARLESALQRSRDDLSVMASRFEHELNQDISSIFTAMQMLLDDASLGGEFRQSINQGWRAETAVSRVCCAYILQFENMEDVYLKGRAADIRDLGMRVLRQLIEPERVALTLDKPVILLAREVTTGMLAEFSPQKLAGIVTEWGGTNSHAAILARALGIPALVGVEQLFDADLNNKLMVINANRGQLLVSPSPAVVSEYRMLISAEKALAKEYAAELALPTCTLDGYRIQLYLNAGLISGVVNDLANGADGIGLYRTEILFMLQQSFPSEAEQMAVYQQVLSAANGKRVVLRTLDVGGDKPLPYFPINEDNPFLGWRGIRLSLDHPELFLIQIRAMLRASIGQASELYILLPMVSCLDEVEQALAIFDQAWQEINLDSEVLLRRPKVGAMIEVPAILYQIDQLAQLLDFVSVGTNDLTQYLLAVDRNNPRVSSLYDSYHPGFLRALRRASFDCQQNQLEVSVCGELAGETLGALILVAMGFDKLSMNQGSLARVNYLLRRISRTDLSAMLEQILRLHDGNAVRQHLLMFLDQRGLAGLI, encoded by the coding sequence GTGTTAAATACGCTAAGAGACATCACACAAGCTGTTGCCTCAGCCCCAAATCTGGAGCAGGCGTTAACTCTGCTGGTGACTCAAACCAAGCAGGCGATGAATACTGACTGTTGTTCTATCTATTTGCTTGAGCAGCAACAGCTGCTCTTATCCGCCACCGATGGTTTATTAGCCTCGGCGGTCGGGCAAGTGAGTGTTCCCCTTGATCAAGCCTTAGTGGGCTTGGTTGCACAAAAAGAAGAAGTGCTCAACCTCGCCAATGCCCATTTGCATCCCCGTTTTAAACTTATCCCCGAAGTATGTGAAGAGCACTATCAAGCTTTCTTAGCTGTACCTGTGGTATATCAAAAAGCCGTAGTCGGCGTATTAGTGGTGCAGCAAACTGAGGCGCGATTATTTAGTGAGCATGAAGAGTCATTTTTAATGACTTTAGCTGCGCAGCTCGCTATGGCCATTAGTTCACAAAAGCAAAAGCAGCAGCGCTATAAAAACTATGGTGCCATTCAAGCTCAGCATCAGATTTTATACCATGGCAAAACGGCCTCCAAAGGCATAGCCATAGCTTATGGTCTAGTTCTCGGCGCTGAAATTGCTATTGCCCAGCCTGATTTACCTTGTGACAATCTTGATGAAGAGTTAGCGCGCTTAGAGAGTGCCTTACAGCGCAGTCGTGATGATTTAAGTGTGATGGCGTCTCGATTTGAACATGAACTAAATCAAGATATTAGCTCAATATTTACCGCCATGCAGATGCTGCTTGATGATGCGAGCCTTGGCGGCGAGTTTAGGCAAAGCATTAATCAAGGCTGGCGCGCCGAAACTGCTGTTAGCCGCGTGTGCTGCGCCTACATCTTACAGTTTGAAAACATGGAAGATGTGTACCTTAAAGGCCGAGCCGCGGATATCCGCGACTTAGGCATGCGGGTGTTAAGGCAATTGATAGAGCCTGAGCGCGTTGCTTTAACATTAGATAAACCTGTGATTTTACTCGCAAGAGAAGTCACCACTGGCATGCTGGCCGAGTTTTCACCGCAAAAGCTTGCAGGTATTGTGACTGAGTGGGGCGGAACTAACTCTCACGCTGCTATTTTAGCGCGCGCCTTAGGCATTCCGGCGCTGGTTGGTGTTGAGCAGTTGTTTGATGCCGACTTAAATAACAAGTTAATGGTCATCAATGCCAACCGTGGCCAGTTATTAGTGTCGCCAAGCCCCGCGGTAGTCAGTGAATATCGCATGCTTATTTCGGCGGAAAAAGCCTTAGCCAAAGAATACGCCGCAGAATTAGCCTTACCGACCTGCACCTTAGATGGCTACAGAATTCAGCTGTACTTAAATGCCGGCCTCATTAGCGGCGTGGTTAACGATCTTGCCAATGGCGCCGATGGCATCGGGCTTTATCGCACTGAAATTTTATTTATGCTGCAGCAAAGTTTCCCGTCAGAAGCTGAGCAGATGGCGGTATACCAGCAAGTATTAAGCGCGGCCAATGGTAAGCGCGTGGTGCTGCGTACCTTAGATGTTGGCGGTGATAAACCGCTGCCTTATTTTCCTATCAATGAAGATAATCCGTTTTTAGGTTGGCGCGGCATACGTTTATCGTTAGACCACCCTGAGCTTTTTTTGATTCAAATCCGCGCCATGCTGCGCGCGAGTATCGGCCAAGCCTCTGAGCTGTATATCTTGCTACCTATGGTGAGCTGCCTAGATGAAGTCGAGCAAGCCTTGGCGATATTTGATCAAGCCTGGCAAGAAATTAATCTTGATAGTGAAGTGCTGCTGCGCCGCCCGAAAGTAGGCGCCATGATTGAAGTGCCCGCTATTTTGTATCAGATAGATCAATTGGCGCAATTGCTGGATTTTGTCTCGGTCGGCACTAACGATCTCACCCAATACTTGTTAGCGGTTGATAGAAATAATCCTAGGGTCAGTAGCTTGTATGATAGTTACCATCCAGGCTTTCTGCGGGCGCTGCGCCGCGCGAGTTTTGATTGCCAACAAAATCAGCTTGAAGTGAGTGTTTGCGGTGAACTCGCTGGTGAAACCTTAGGCGCGTTAATTTTAGTGGCCATGGGTTTTGATAAACTCAGCATGAACCAAGGAAGCCTAGCGCGGGTCAATTATTTACTGCGGCGCATTTCTCGCACTGACTTAAGTGCCATGCTTGAGCAAATTTTACGCTTGCATGACGGTAATGCTGTGCGTCAGCATTTGCTGATGTTTTTAGATCAGCGCGGCTTAGCAGGGCTGATTTAA
- a CDS encoding sulfite exporter TauE/SafE family protein, producing MDTIVWLMVWCLILGSFVGFLAGLLGIGGGLIIVPALLYLLPKVGISEPHLLYVAIATSLSAIILTSASSAKAHWGRGNVDFTVLKALLPGIVIGAFLSGFIAKAFLGAYLQQVFAIFVMLMAINMWFPLKVNAAAGLPSNSVIFVIGIIIAMISGLMGIGGGVLLVPFLVWCGLAMAKAVGTSSMIGIVIACFGSLGYITTGWDVHSLPAGTLGYIYVPALLAIVSTSVLTAPLGAKAASIWPTPILKRIFALLLIVIGVKLLLS from the coding sequence GTGGACACTATAGTTTGGTTGATGGTTTGGTGCTTAATTTTAGGCTCATTCGTGGGCTTTCTAGCTGGCCTGCTAGGCATAGGTGGCGGCCTTATCATAGTGCCAGCCTTACTCTATTTATTGCCTAAGGTTGGTATCAGCGAACCTCATTTATTATATGTGGCCATTGCCACCTCGCTTAGCGCCATCATATTAACCTCGGCATCCTCAGCCAAAGCTCACTGGGGGCGCGGCAACGTTGATTTTACGGTATTAAAAGCGTTACTGCCTGGCATAGTCATAGGCGCGTTTTTATCGGGATTTATTGCTAAGGCCTTTTTGGGCGCCTATTTACAGCAAGTGTTCGCTATCTTTGTCATGCTCATGGCCATCAATATGTGGTTTCCCCTTAAAGTTAACGCCGCAGCGGGCTTACCCTCTAACAGCGTTATCTTTGTCATCGGTATTATCATTGCCATGATTTCGGGATTAATGGGGATAGGCGGCGGGGTATTATTGGTGCCATTTTTAGTCTGGTGCGGCTTAGCCATGGCCAAAGCTGTGGGGACTTCGTCTATGATAGGCATAGTGATAGCCTGCTTTGGCTCACTGGGTTATATCACTACCGGTTGGGACGTTCACTCTTTACCTGCTGGCACCTTAGGCTACATCTATGTGCCCGCGTTACTTGCCATTGTTTCAACCTCAGTATTAACCGCTCCTCTTGGCGCTAAAGCCGCCAGCATCTGGCCAACACCCATTCTTAAACGTATTTTTGCACTGCTATTGATAGTCATAGGTGTAAAGCTGTTACTTAGTTAA
- the thyA gene encoding thymidylate synthase yields MQQYLELMQHILDKGTDKSDRTGTGTRSVFGHQIRFDLNQGFPLVTTKKCHLRSIIHELLWFLKGDTNVAYLHEHQVKIWDEWADADGNLGPVYGAQWRSWPAADGRHIDQISQVIADIKAQPDSRRLIVSAWNVGELDKMALAPCHAFFQFYVADGKLSCQLYQRSCDVFLGLPFNIASYALLTMMVAQQCDLGLGDFVWTGGDTHLYNNHMEQAALQLSRDPKPLPVMKITRKPLSLFGYRFEDFELEGYEPHPHIKAPVAI; encoded by the coding sequence ATGCAGCAATATCTTGAACTTATGCAACATATCTTAGATAAGGGCACAGACAAGTCTGATCGCACCGGCACTGGCACTCGCTCAGTCTTTGGTCATCAAATACGATTTGACTTAAATCAAGGTTTTCCTTTAGTCACCACCAAGAAATGTCACTTACGCTCGATTATCCATGAATTATTATGGTTTTTAAAAGGCGACACCAATGTTGCTTATTTACATGAACACCAAGTAAAAATTTGGGATGAGTGGGCAGATGCTGACGGTAATTTAGGCCCAGTGTATGGCGCGCAGTGGCGCAGTTGGCCGGCCGCTGATGGTCGTCATATCGACCAAATTAGCCAAGTGATAGCGGATATTAAAGCCCAGCCTGATTCGCGACGATTAATCGTATCAGCATGGAACGTAGGTGAACTTGATAAGATGGCATTGGCACCTTGTCATGCTTTTTTCCAATTCTATGTCGCTGACGGCAAGTTATCTTGTCAGCTTTATCAGCGCTCATGTGATGTCTTCCTCGGCTTACCTTTTAATATCGCCAGCTACGCCTTATTGACCATGATGGTCGCGCAGCAATGTGATTTAGGCTTAGGTGATTTTGTTTGGACCGGTGGCGACACCCATTTATACAATAACCATATGGAACAGGCGGCATTGCAATTAAGTCGTGATCCTAAGCCATTACCTGTGATGAAGATCACACGTAAGCCATTGTCTTTATTCGGTTATCGCTTTGAAGATTTCGAACTTGAAGGCTATGAACCGCACCCACATATTAAGGCGCCAGTGGCAATTTAA
- the nhaA gene encoding Na+/H+ antiporter NhaA, with translation MEKALRNFLGQPSAGGILLLVAVALAMLMANSPLAFIYDGFLNTPMQVRFGALDIDKPLLLWINDGLMALFFLLIGLEVKREVLEGALSSVAKASLPTFAAIGGMLVPAAFYLLFNYGNEITQNGWAIPAATDIAFALGVMALLGNRVPVALKVFLLALAIIDDLGVIVIIALFYSSDLSVISLIIAGLAITGLFTLNRSGVTSLAPYGIIGLILWVAVLKSGVHATLAGVIIAISIPMRAKDGSSPSEHLEHSLHPWSTFLILPVFAFANAGVSLGNMSLDMLLSPVPLGIAAGLALGKPIGVMLFSFIAVKLGLAELPSGITWRHIFPVAIMCGIGFTMSMFISSLAFEQTLGNYGDLARLGILMGSCIAAIVGYFMLSKVLPAKGAVK, from the coding sequence ATGGAAAAAGCACTTCGCAATTTTTTAGGTCAACCGTCAGCAGGGGGCATCTTACTGCTAGTTGCTGTCGCTCTGGCAATGTTAATGGCAAATTCACCACTAGCATTTATTTACGATGGCTTTTTAAACACTCCGATGCAGGTGCGTTTTGGCGCACTGGATATTGATAAGCCGTTATTGCTATGGATTAACGACGGCTTAATGGCCTTGTTCTTTTTATTAATCGGCTTAGAAGTTAAGCGTGAAGTATTAGAAGGCGCGCTCTCAAGTGTGGCCAAAGCTTCACTGCCAACCTTCGCTGCTATTGGCGGCATGTTAGTTCCTGCTGCGTTTTACTTGTTGTTTAACTATGGCAACGAAATTACGCAAAATGGCTGGGCTATTCCTGCCGCCACTGACATTGCCTTTGCCTTAGGTGTTATGGCGCTGCTGGGTAATCGCGTACCTGTTGCCCTTAAAGTCTTCTTATTAGCCTTGGCAATTATTGATGACCTTGGAGTTATCGTGATTATTGCCTTGTTCTATAGCTCAGATTTATCGGTGATCAGCTTGATCATTGCAGGTCTGGCTATTACTGGACTATTTACCCTTAATCGCAGTGGTGTTACTTCATTAGCGCCTTACGGGATTATCGGTTTAATCTTGTGGGTCGCGGTACTGAAATCTGGCGTACATGCCACTTTAGCCGGCGTAATTATTGCCATCAGTATTCCTATGCGTGCCAAAGATGGCAGTTCGCCATCCGAGCATTTAGAGCATAGCTTGCACCCTTGGAGCACCTTCTTAATTCTGCCGGTGTTTGCCTTTGCTAACGCTGGTGTATCACTGGGCAATATGAGCTTAGATATGCTGTTGTCACCTGTGCCATTAGGGATTGCCGCGGGTCTTGCCTTAGGTAAGCCAATTGGCGTGATGTTATTTAGTTTTATTGCAGTGAAACTGGGCTTAGCTGAACTGCCATCTGGCATCACGTGGCGCCATATTTTCCCTGTGGCCATTATGTGTGGTATTGGTTTTACCATGTCGATGTTTATCTCATCATTAGCGTTTGAGCAGACTCTAGGTAATTATGGCGATCTTGCGCGCTTAGGTATCTTGATGGGGTCATGTATTGCCGCGATTGTGGGTTATTTTATGTTATCCAAAGTCTTACCAGCGAAAGGAGCCGTAAAATGA
- the nhaR gene encoding transcriptional activator NhaR, with translation MSHLNYNHLYYFWMVKRHGSVTLAAEALCLTPQTVTGQIRALEGRLNGELFKRVGRRLEATELGELVFRYTDKMFNLSYEMLDILNYQREQHILFEVGIADALSKALASRIILSVMPDDNSIHLACFEATHDSLMNRLRDHKLDMILSDCAGESLKYPEILSKKLGQCNIGFFSSKPVTRPFPACLEEQPLLVPSRKTSVGQQLHRWFDDNGLNVKILGEFDDSAMMKSFGLFHQGIFVAPTIYQKDPEASHIQLIGQSDQIQQEFHVMFAERMIKHPALKRLLKTDFTELFAGLDVRVQV, from the coding sequence ATGTCGCATCTTAACTATAACCATCTGTATTACTTTTGGATGGTTAAGCGCCATGGTTCAGTTACGTTAGCGGCGGAGGCTCTGTGCCTTACGCCGCAAACTGTGACTGGCCAAATTCGCGCCTTAGAAGGTCGCCTTAATGGTGAATTATTTAAGCGCGTCGGCCGGCGTTTAGAAGCCACTGAACTTGGCGAGCTGGTATTTCGCTATACCGACAAGATGTTTAACCTCAGTTATGAAATGCTCGATATTCTTAATTATCAGCGCGAGCAGCACATCTTATTTGAGGTTGGCATTGCCGATGCGTTATCAAAAGCTTTGGCGAGCCGGATTATTTTATCGGTTATGCCAGATGATAATTCTATTCACTTAGCTTGCTTTGAAGCCACCCATGACAGTTTAATGAATCGTTTGCGCGATCATAAGCTTGATATGATTTTGTCTGATTGCGCGGGTGAATCGCTTAAATATCCTGAAATCCTGTCAAAGAAATTGGGCCAATGCAATATCGGCTTTTTTTCCAGTAAACCGGTGACTCGGCCATTTCCTGCATGTTTAGAAGAGCAACCTTTGTTGGTGCCGAGTCGTAAGACTTCGGTGGGGCAACAATTACATCGCTGGTTTGATGATAATGGCTTAAACGTCAAAATCTTAGGCGAGTTTGATGATTCTGCCATGATGAAATCCTTTGGGTTATTCCATCAAGGTATTTTTGTGGCGCCGACGATTTATCAAAAAGATCCTGAGGCGAGTCATATTCAATTAATTGGTCAATCCGATCAAATTCAGCAAGAATTTCATGTGATGTTTGCTGAGCGCATGATTAAACATCCAGCGTTAAAACGCTTACTCAAAACGGATTTTACTGAGCTATTTGCCGGACTTGATGTGCGAGTGCAGGTTTAA
- a CDS encoding succinate dehydrogenase assembly factor 2: MNISRVKWACRRGMLELDVLFQPFVNEQYECLTVEDKLCFIRLLTNEDPDLFAWFMGHELCSDPELAAMVVKVRGRPAA, translated from the coding sequence ATGAATATTTCACGGGTTAAATGGGCATGTCGACGCGGTATGCTAGAACTTGACGTGCTATTTCAGCCTTTTGTTAACGAGCAATATGAGTGCTTAACCGTTGAAGATAAGCTGTGCTTTATCCGCTTACTGACCAATGAAGATCCTGATTTATTTGCTTGGTTTATGGGTCATGAATTATGTAGCGATCCTGAACTTGCTGCCATGGTAGTGAAAGTTCGTGGGCGCCCAGCCGCATAA
- a CDS encoding protein YgfX, with product MGAQPHNFVIAASRHWLISQWLGLLLLSLTALAWPSDLPFIIYLLFTLILGTILMVRCWQLWRFRAWQQRFSLNAQGQGFYYWMPAPSSPLAPANLHEHNQVMASDNLSLKMQLAFRPWVCPWFCCFAIDTQQGRVWLWVCADMLSMPEYRDLCRLLLNYKKAPAGA from the coding sequence GTGGGCGCCCAGCCGCATAACTTTGTCATTGCCGCCTCGCGCCATTGGCTAATCAGTCAGTGGCTCGGATTATTGTTATTAAGTTTGACGGCGCTGGCTTGGCCGAGTGATTTACCTTTCATTATTTATCTGCTGTTTACACTCATTCTTGGCACTATCTTAATGGTTCGATGTTGGCAATTGTGGCGTTTTCGCGCTTGGCAGCAACGCTTTAGTCTCAATGCTCAAGGTCAGGGATTTTATTATTGGATGCCTGCGCCGTCTTCACCATTAGCGCCTGCAAATTTGCACGAACATAATCAAGTTATGGCGAGTGATAATCTAAGCCTTAAGATGCAATTAGCCTTTAGGCCTTGGGTATGCCCGTGGTTTTGCTGCTTTGCGATTGATACTCAACAAGGGCGAGTGTGGCTGTGGGTATGCGCCGATATGCTGTCTATGCCTGAGTATCGCGACTTATGCCGATTATTACTTAACTACAAAAAAGCGCCCGCAGGCGCTTAA
- the nadB gene encoding L-aspartate oxidase — protein MKPAIEHQSDILVIGSGAAGLTLALHLAEHASVTLLSKGPLNEGSTYYAQGGIASVFDEEDTIESHVADTLVAGAGLCDEAVVTYTASNARSAMQWLIDCGVAFDMEEGVLNEQTRYHLTREGGHSHRRILHAADATGKEVQLTLQQRILEHPNIQVLERYNAIDLITSRKLGRPGNRVLGAYVWNRNSERVETVKARFVALATGGSSKVYQYTSNPDVASGDGIAMAWRAGCRVANMEFNQFHPTCLYHSEARNFLLTEALRGEGAYLKRPDGTRFMPDIDPRAELAPRDIVARAIDYEMKRLGVDCVYLDITHKPADFIIKHFPTIYQRCLELGMDMTKEPIPVVPAAHYTCGGVMTDLHGQTDLSGLYAIGEVAYTGLHGANRLASNSLLECLVFARAAAEDIQSLLHKVADPGQLPPWDESQVTNSDEEVVIAHNWHELRLFMWDYVGIVRSNKRLERALRRCHLLQQEIQEYYSNFRVSNNLLELRNLVQVAELIIRCAMERKESRGLHYNLDYPELAKVAKPTILEPAKHV, from the coding sequence ATGAAACCAGCCATTGAACACCAATCAGACATACTCGTGATAGGTAGCGGAGCGGCAGGGTTAACCCTAGCGCTACACTTAGCCGAGCACGCTAGTGTCACCTTACTCTCTAAAGGCCCTCTCAATGAAGGCTCAACCTATTATGCTCAAGGCGGTATTGCTTCAGTCTTTGATGAAGAGGATACCATTGAGTCCCACGTTGCCGATACTTTAGTTGCAGGCGCGGGTCTGTGTGATGAAGCCGTCGTCACTTATACCGCTAGCAATGCCCGCTCAGCAATGCAGTGGTTAATTGATTGCGGTGTGGCTTTCGATATGGAAGAAGGTGTGCTCAATGAGCAAACTCGCTACCACTTAACCCGTGAAGGTGGCCATAGCCATAGACGCATCTTGCATGCCGCCGATGCCACAGGTAAAGAAGTCCAACTGACCTTACAACAACGTATCCTTGAACACCCAAACATTCAGGTGCTCGAGCGTTATAACGCCATTGATTTAATCACCAGTCGCAAGTTAGGTCGCCCAGGCAATCGCGTGTTAGGTGCTTATGTGTGGAACCGCAATAGCGAGCGGGTTGAAACTGTTAAGGCCAGATTTGTGGCTTTAGCCACAGGCGGCTCATCTAAAGTGTATCAATACACGTCTAACCCAGATGTCGCGAGCGGTGATGGCATAGCTATGGCGTGGCGCGCAGGTTGCCGCGTAGCCAACATGGAATTTAATCAATTCCATCCTACCTGTCTTTATCACAGCGAAGCACGCAACTTCTTACTGACAGAAGCGCTGCGCGGTGAAGGCGCTTACCTGAAACGTCCTGATGGCACGCGCTTTATGCCTGACATCGACCCTCGCGCCGAATTAGCGCCGCGTGATATTGTCGCCAGAGCCATAGACTATGAGATGAAACGCTTAGGGGTGGATTGCGTATATCTTGATATCACCCATAAGCCGGCCGATTTTATTATCAAGCACTTCCCGACCATCTATCAGCGCTGCCTAGAACTGGGTATGGATATGACTAAAGAGCCCATTCCTGTGGTGCCTGCCGCTCATTACACTTGCGGTGGCGTGATGACAGATTTACATGGCCAAACTGATCTTAGCGGTCTCTACGCTATTGGCGAAGTGGCGTACACTGGCCTTCATGGCGCTAATCGTCTCGCCAGTAACTCACTGTTAGAGTGCTTAGTGTTTGCTCGAGCCGCCGCTGAAGACATTCAATCCTTACTGCATAAAGTGGCAGACCCAGGCCAGTTACCGCCATGGGATGAAAGCCAAGTGACTAATTCTGATGAAGAAGTAGTGATTGCCCATAACTGGCATGAATTGCGCTTATTTATGTGGGATTACGTAGGGATTGTGCGCTCCAATAAACGCTTAGAGCGGGCGCTGCGCCGCTGCCATTTATTGCAGCAAGAAATCCAAGAGTACTATAGCAATTTCAGAGTCAGCAATAATTTGCTAGAACTGAGAAACTTAGTACAAGTGGCTGAATTAATTATTCGCTGCGCCATGGAGCGCAAAGAAAGCCGCGGCTTACATTACAACTTAGATTACCCAGAACTGGCTAAAGTGGCTAAGCCGACTATTTTAGAGCCTGCCAAGCATGTGTAA
- the rpoE gene encoding RNA polymerase sigma factor RpoE, translated as MGGQLSDQQLVELVQKGDKNAFNLLVQKYQGKVINLISRYVRNQADVADVAQEAFIKAYRALANFRGESAFYTWLYRIAVNTAKNYLASQGRRAPANDVDVEEAEYFDGADALKEFDSPERLLLSDEIRNVVFATLETLPDELRMAISLRELDGLSYEEIATVMDCPVGTVRSRIFRARETIDKQLQPLLEN; from the coding sequence ATGGGTGGACAACTAAGTGATCAGCAACTCGTTGAGCTAGTACAAAAGGGCGATAAAAACGCATTTAATCTGCTAGTACAAAAGTATCAAGGAAAAGTGATTAACCTTATTTCTCGATATGTGCGTAACCAAGCAGATGTTGCCGATGTTGCGCAAGAGGCCTTTATTAAAGCCTACAGAGCCTTAGCTAATTTTCGTGGGGAAAGCGCATTCTATACTTGGTTGTATCGAATTGCGGTCAATACTGCTAAAAATTATCTAGCCTCACAAGGTCGAAGAGCCCCTGCCAATGATGTCGATGTTGAAGAAGCCGAATACTTTGATGGCGCCGATGCGCTCAAAGAATTTGATTCACCAGAGCGACTATTGTTATCTGATGAAATTCGCAATGTAGTGTTTGCGACTTTGGAAACCTTGCCCGACGAGTTAAGAATGGCCATATCCTTAAGGGAACTTGATGGCCTAAGTTATGAAGAAATTGCAACAGTGATGGATTGCCCTGTAGGTACCGTACGTTCACGAATATTTCGTGCCCGTGAAACCATAGATAAGCAATTACAGCCCTTGTTGGAAAATTAA
- a CDS encoding RseA family anti-sigma factor, which yields MDKSGQEWVSAAVDGEVDAQSFAELAKDIDSHQEWRNYHLIGDALRSELPSVINLDLSAAIADAIDKEPTVFAPAMSAQVSSVTAFGDKAISAPASNEVVGSSDTKTAESKTTKAKVLPFLRPLGQYVIAASVALFAVIGVQQMSQVSDAELAPLPVLNTRPLIGNAAPVSFQASPVQQEYSNEQVTEQRRRINHYLQDHMLQQKLNNGDALPQALPQQ from the coding sequence ATGGATAAATCAGGTCAGGAATGGGTATCTGCCGCCGTCGACGGTGAAGTTGATGCGCAGTCTTTTGCTGAATTAGCAAAAGATATCGACTCTCATCAAGAATGGCGAAATTATCACTTGATAGGTGATGCCTTGCGTTCTGAATTGCCAAGTGTCATTAATTTAGACTTATCAGCCGCTATTGCCGATGCTATCGATAAAGAGCCGACTGTGTTTGCGCCGGCTATGAGCGCGCAAGTCTCTAGCGTCACTGCTTTTGGCGACAAAGCCATAAGTGCGCCGGCAAGCAATGAGGTAGTAGGCAGCAGTGATACTAAGACTGCTGAGTCTAAGACCACTAAAGCTAAGGTGCTGCCATTTTTACGACCTTTGGGTCAGTATGTCATTGCAGCCAGTGTCGCATTATTCGCTGTTATTGGTGTTCAGCAAATGTCACAAGTGTCAGATGCTGAGTTAGCGCCTTTACCTGTGCTCAATACCCGTCCTTTGATTGGTAACGCCGCGCCAGTAAGTTTTCAGGCAAGCCCAGTGCAGCAAGAATACAGTAATGAGCAAGTCACTGAGCAACGTCGCCGCATTAATCATTATCTGCAAGATCATATGCTGCAGCAGAAATTAAATAATGGTGATGCCTTGCCACAGGCGCTACCGCAGCAGTAA
- a CDS encoding MucB/RseB C-terminal domain-containing protein, whose product MNSMSNRSLCCAVILCLWASWPQLALSAQTENTGAQPTVPQSANTQAAKAQSLDAEPIAKPATELPQDAKSWLVNMSEALRTAQYKVSAIHLQADHIRPFVYLHGIVNGEPVEFLEYLNGPPKNAVRVGRTVTYIEHEQPAYSVEAGRIEGSWPAAFSGDIEQLAKGYEFVLGGRSRIAGRPGQMVRIIPKDDLRYNHQVWIDMESFLPLRYDLLSDDRELIEQMLAIELLELPAPAPLLEEAYRTEWPPVTSPPERAEGQNWLFNGLPQGFKVVAKDHHRLLGSQQTVEYIALSDGLVDISVYVSRVGETPMPEELVTRNGLSLVTEIVGNAEVVVIGKAPAATLSHIAHSLHLE is encoded by the coding sequence ATGAATTCTATGTCAAATCGCTCACTCTGTTGCGCTGTGATCCTCTGCCTGTGGGCCTCTTGGCCGCAACTTGCGCTCAGCGCTCAAACTGAAAATACTGGGGCGCAACCTACTGTGCCTCAATCGGCAAATACTCAAGCCGCTAAAGCGCAGTCGTTAGATGCTGAGCCGATTGCAAAACCTGCCACCGAATTACCGCAAGATGCCAAATCTTGGTTAGTGAACATGAGTGAAGCGCTGCGTACCGCTCAATATAAAGTATCTGCTATTCATTTACAGGCTGACCATATTCGCCCGTTTGTGTATCTGCACGGCATAGTTAATGGCGAGCCAGTGGAGTTTTTAGAGTACCTTAATGGCCCGCCTAAAAATGCGGTACGTGTTGGCCGCACTGTTACTTATATCGAGCATGAGCAACCAGCCTACAGCGTTGAGGCCGGTAGAATTGAAGGCAGTTGGCCTGCGGCATTTTCTGGTGATATTGAACAATTAGCAAAGGGGTATGAATTTGTATTAGGTGGGCGCAGCCGTATTGCCGGTCGCCCAGGTCAGATGGTGCGCATTATCCCTAAAGATGATCTTAGATATAATCATCAGGTGTGGATAGATATGGAGAGCTTTTTACCCCTGCGCTATGACTTGCTCTCTGATGATCGCGAGCTTATTGAGCAGATGTTAGCCATTGAGTTATTAGAATTACCAGCGCCAGCCCCCTTACTAGAAGAAGCGTATCGCACTGAATGGCCACCGGTTACTAGCCCACCTGAGCGCGCTGAAGGTCAAAACTGGTTGTTTAATGGCTTACCACAAGGCTTTAAAGTGGTCGCTAAAGATCATCACAGATTGCTGGGTAGTCAGCAGACGGTTGAATATATAGCGCTGTCGGATGGATTAGTGGATATTTCTGTCTATGTGTCACGGGTGGGCGAGACTCCTATGCCGGAAGAGTTAGTCACTCGCAATGGGTTATCCTTAGTGACTGAAATCGTGGGCAATGCCGAGGTAGTTGTTATTGGTAAAGCGCCGGCAGCAACGTTAAGTCATATTGCCCACAGTTTGCATTTGGAATAA